In Ptychodera flava strain L36383 chromosome 6, AS_Pfla_20210202, whole genome shotgun sequence, the sequence AGAAGTATCACTATATCACTGCCCTGCAGAGGCGTGCTCCATAGCACAAGGCATCGAACAAGGCAAAGGTTCTTACAGGACAACTTCATAACATGTATAAGTATGAATATTACGGGTAAGCAAATATAGAGATCTGACATCCAGGACTGACAATCTTTTTTGCATGGAtcagtgaattttaccaaagGTGGTCTAACAGACCACCTACTGTGAATGGAGATGTACAATAAAGTATTGTATGGAATATTGCCAAACCAGGTTGAAAGACCACCAAGTTCATGTTTGTCCGAATACTACTGAAAATCTCATTGATTTGGTGAACTCAAATTCACCATTGTATTGGTCTCTCAAGTACAATGTTCCCATTGGCTGTGATGAATGGGGATTATAACTTTAGAAATGTCATACTGACCTTGAGAAGGATAGCCTTTGAACAGAGCTCTACTTGGTGATTCTCTCCTAAATCAATACTATCTCTGCTGGTCAACAGGTCTGCCTGCAATTGTGCATGGCAAggtgaaaaacaaaacagaaaaagtgaacaacaataagaaAATGCCAGCAGTTAGCATAGAAGTCTGATTCTACATTGATCATACATGATACATTCACACAACTTTGTTATGATCACTTTGTGtatcaaattgtgcagaaataatGATGGTAGTGGTATTCTGACATCCAGATAAACTACTATCTCCTTAGGACATCTATACTGAAGAaaagacaagtcatcgttgataacacagtccccacttgttaatgggtactttgattacagttcctcagagaggatagagtcctcttcattaggtctgtgataaaaatacttttgaataaatttgcttgataaatgtctgagttgtagttcaggacatgaaaaaatgtaataaaatggccacacggtggccatattggatcgtatcataaaacaaatcaatgtgtatgtgtatgacataggtcaatgtccttttaccaagtttgaataaaatcggttgagatatgcctgagcttaatggctctgtacatgaaaaaatcgtaacaaaatggccgcaaagcggccatattggatcgtatcacaatacaaattgatgtgcatagctatgacattggtcaatgtccttgtaccaactttgaataaaatctgttgaaacatgcctgagtaatggctctgtacatgaaagaatcgtaataaaacagccgcctggcggccatattggatcatatcacaaaacaaattgacgtgcatatgtatgacataggtcaatgtccttgtaccaagtttgaataaaatcggttgagatatgcctgagttatggctctgtacatgaaaaaattgtaacaaaatggccgcacggcggccatattggatcgtataaccaaacaaattgaagtgcatatctatgacattggtcaatgtccttataccaactttgaataaaatcagttgaaacatgcctgagttatggctctgtacatgaaaaaatcgtaataaaatggccgcctggcagccatattggattgtatcacaaaaaaaatcaatgtgcatctgtatgacatatgaagtaatccttgtaccaagtttgaatgaaatcgctccaggcatctctgagatatctgcgtgaacggacggacgcacggacgcacgcacgcactgacgcacggacatgaccaaacctataagtcccccccccccgacggtgtccgtggggactaaaaagataTTTTACAGAGAAATAATATGTTCTGTAGACTTCAACAGCAGAAACTGTCTGTGAATAAACTATCATTACTATTAATGACACCTGCTactgtagacttggttcaagtctgtgatttgtgaatgtttgagtggaatgaacgcaatgatttgtgttttgctttcatgtgaaacccgcgtgagtggagtggacgctatgagtagggtgaacgctatacagggagattcacccggaatcactgacttggctttcttgcagggtttgcgttgctataaattattcatgagatgacgtttttatCAACGTGTTTATTATGACATCACTGTATTTtacatattcatgatattgaGAGGAGTTACCTATTGACCCCAagcgagacgtgcataaaactcacataaaCTCACTcttatgtcagtgattttcctcTGCCGGTTtgtgcgcagacgaacacattTTTTCCCACAATGTAATTCTCAACAacctttctttggtaatctcgcatgattagtgACGGTCAACTGATCGGTCGATGTtcgaacttgatgccattattcgcccatCGCTCAACGTACTCGATGTCAAAGTGCAGCTGGCTTTGCAcaacggttacgtgtggttcgatacacagcggtatgcataccacgcggcagCTGCTATGTATTGAACCTGTCGTAACTGTGCTTTGCATAACAtggagatgacaacaaagttTTCAATATATGCAGAGGTGTATTAGCATGCGTTCTCCTTATTTGCCATAATAATGGCTGGAGCTGTcgatcattttgtatttgcttgacgTCACTGTGTATACAGTCCGTCTTGCCGccggtactttgcaagaagtccaagtcggtgaatcaggcagaaactaactcactacactgcgcagactcaaaggtaatacATTCAATGGCGGGGAAAACCAATGGGAAAACCTCGCATGGGGTGCCAAATTCCGAATatgtttgtacgaaataggagagacacaagagaaactattataaatgatttttttttaattcacctacttgaaccaagtctactgcTACTAGGGCACAAGAATAGAAGTAGCAACTGACAACACCACCTGTTGCATGAATTGGAGTCacagaaaaaatctaaaaaagggGGTGCAACAACTGCTGTCATTAAACTTGTACCTGGCTATTGCGAAAGGATGCTAAGGATGTACTCTCTCTAATTTTAGACTTTATATCACATCCATTGTAAGTAATGTGTAATAGAAACTTGACATGTATATTACTTTGCCATCAAAAATGTTTGTACTGGCAACCTCATTTTAAGACAATACATACCTGTATAGCTGTTCCCATGGCAACAACTTCATCAGGTGATATTGAATCGAGGAGCTCAACTTTTGGGAAGAAATCCTTAAGTAGCTGTTTTAATTTTGGTATCTTAGTTGAGCCCCCTGTAATAACAACCTAGAAGACagttgagaaaaagtttaatttcttcaaaatttccaTGATTGTCTTCAGTAACATGGTGTAATTTGATAGTCTGTGCATGGGGCTTTCAAAATGACCTAATTCTGCTCCATGTTATCTAGATGGAAACTTCTTTGTCCCACTGACCCTTTTAATCAAGCAGAATTAACTTGCATCCATGGGTCATTTTGGAATGAATATACAGGAGTAACAAAACGAAAATTTGTCGGATACGTAATTCTCCTGTTAATAGATATATGATAAGCTTATCATCATTCTTCAGCTTTCCTATGTAATGTTTTCAAGAATTTCCAGCTTACAGCCCTGTAATAATTATATGaaccttttattttttaaaagtattttgtttttgattccTGGAACATGTTTTAATCACatgcaaatacatgtagatGTTTTGGAAAGTTCTCTGTAACACAGAAGAATCAATTACATCTCATGCCATTGCCGTACATTGTACTACAATATGGGCATGGATTATGTGGCTACAAGGTCTAAGGGACTATGGATAATTATACTAAACTATCTGATGGCCAACACAGCTCATTGCATTTTACCTCAAAGCCCCTCCTCAATCAAAAGTTTGGTGGTGAGAAAATCCggagattaaattgtgatttgaacttgccccaaacacaattgcTGAAAGAAATTATTGGAAGACAAAACTGcaataatttcaaaacaaaatctaaATAGTGATGGAGTATTGCACAAATAAATGGTTTCTATGGCATGACATGGCACACAGTTAGTGCATCTTTGtatacaattatcaaaataggaACTAAAACATACACCTCCCATATAAAATATAAAGTTTAACGTgtcatgttttaattatccaaaGCCTATAATGGTTTCATGTAGATCTGTTGAACCTTGACAAACTAATAAGAAAAGAAACACTTGATAACTACCTTATCTATCTTTTCTCTCTTCAGTCCTGCATCTTCAAGTACTTTTTGCATTGGTTGTAAGCAGTTCTGTAGAGTGGGTGTAAACAGCAACTCTAGCCTGGCTCTGTTAATAATTACATAAAAGTAAATACAATGTATCAGCAGACAAGActccagtgttctccctgaataaggtaaaagggtgtggcgccctcttgtaaattccgagcgcccccttgccagaaatgaaaaagattatttttttgaaaaaaaaacaataaaatgtacggggaaaaaaagttgacagtgatttacaagcaaaatgcaagcttgagcgtcgatcctgcaggctgcaaacgtaattctcatcgatcttgcaaatctcgcgagtttgtgatgtcatccgagatcataagcccatgtgcaactcattcatttatggcagccatatttgcatggcacaGGCCGTAACGTAGCCATGGTCAGTCCCTCCATAGGggccgtgcattaggtaaccgacttagctgtaTAAACATGCCTAGGAacttgagggtaaccaaggacagcagagtactctgaagtttttataggaggttagaatttcgcttgtgtattccttcccaaagcaaaacgacctattGTTAGACTCGGTCGGACGTGTACGTGTATCAGGCTGAGAACACATAAGTgtaagtgttatggtgataattttgacatcgatgaataaatgtatgtctgtcgctatgttttcgttttcaaaaaatataatcttcattgaaatcagtgaactggaataaaagttatggaacactgtctcagatttcttttcctttgagcttttttatatgaaaaaaatctgaaaaatactccccaagtgccaccaaataacactattttaatctctgtttttcaaaagctccaatggcaggaggggggacacccccctcctgacctcccccccgcgaccgcttatcCGGcagcttgtggtgcttcgcaccacgtctccgccctcttttaacaaaatcctggggagacACTGAGACTCAATGACCCAGACAGTGACAATTACTGAAGCAATCAGTCTTTGTCTTGTTTTGTTGTGTATTTGTTTTGGGGGCTTTTACTTCTGGTTTTTTTGAGGGGGATGAGGAAAGAGAATAGTTAAACATTAGAACTTCTGCTGTTAAGCTATATTTACAATGACACCGAAAATTTGCAAGTTCCCTGAGGCTAATGTATGGCAGCAGCAGGAAAGGCTGTcatgaacacacacacatattccATAGGCTACATCCATACttacaaacacacagacagaatgATGCATGTTTTATTAAAACCCTGTCAACATGAATCCACATAAACCAGAAATTCTTAGACACCGTACCAGCTTTTCAATTAGTGAATCTCTAAGGTAATTTGAAAGAATAATTTGGTGCTGATGTGCAGCAAGAATGGAAACTACGACATGAGTTATGTTAGCATACGGTACCTACCTGGATATAGAACAATTAAAATCAATGCCGTCATAGAGGGACTCTACAGATACTGTTGAAGTTGACATGATTGACAGAACATGTTTACAGACTTCACAGGCACTGTGTAGCTTTGCTACAGCCCTCTTGTTACTTCTTACATCACATTTCCACCTTCTGCAACATGAAAATACACCATTAATATCAAGTCTCATCAAGGTACTTCTACTTTGCTTCATCATCAAACTGATGCATGCTGCATGATGATAATGTGTCTATAATTTGTATCTCGGCAATATTCCTTATCTTTGTCCAAAGATCTGCAATATTTGGTGACTACATGTAATTCACAGCCATCAGGACTGTTAGTCACAACTTGAGACAAGTCATGTCCTTTCCAACAATTACAGAgcatttgattaaaattttgaCTGCCTTAAAAAAGTTTTTGTCGAACTTAAATTGAGACAATACTTCAAActtcaatgttcatttttgaaaCTACATCTCCATAGTAAATCATCAATGATGACAAAGCTAAAACTCTACataggaagagagagagagagagagacaatcATACTGTTAAAACAGAGACTTACTTTTGAAAATCAGCAGCACAGAATTCAACTAAGAGGTCAGTCAGTTGTTCACCACCATGGGTTGTGTCATGGATATTAGCTAGTACTCTATACATGCCACCATTAACAGATAATACAGTTACATCAAGTACAGTGCCACCTAGATGATACACTATAACATTACTTGaaatcaaaggaaaataaatcaatttgtTAGTAAATGCAGACATGAATGACCCATATGCTGACAATTGGAGgatgtaaattttcacaaagaaaattaaacCTATTTgtccccagttccctgtatacagctCAATAATCACCATTCATAACATGGGCTTTGGCCAAACTATTGTGGAAGAGGTTAAACAGATCTTGATACTTCTTGTGTCAAGGGGCACCCAGTTACTGTGCCCTCTTATTATCAAGGTTTCTGAACTCTTTGAGAATTCaagaatttcttgaaatttgccTGAGTCAGCCCATTACCAATACATcgcaatttgtaaaattttctgaaGTCAAAGAGAAACACACTTGAGAAGATAAATTATAAAATCAAATCCATCTAGCTGCCTGCTCCAATGTTGAAGAAGTTGATTGGACAAGGACATTACAGTAAGGGGAAGGACCATTGAATGACAATTATCACTGACAAttgtacataaaatttcaacttgCATCAATCAAAACCAGGCAATCCTGCATTATATCactgaacaagtcattgacaatgacatagtccccacttgtaataggagtattagtcttgagggggcaggaaatgaggtcattaagaagtatcactaaagtgtatatgttcagatctatggacacataggtctatgtcattgttcccaatttgaaacaagaggcatgtctaagttatggttctaaatcgggaaaaaagatcaaacctctagctgtattggccagccaagaaatacatatgtgcataataaatgaggtacaagatgtgacatcttaaggtctattatcctatcaaaattgaagcgtaaagaacttgtgattactgagttatgcatatatatgcatattcaaggtcaaaggtcatcaaggtcacatgacattttgaaaaaaaattgtatagctaattaatccatatatgccaaaattcagacctccagctctattggcttgcccacaattatatatgggcataattaacaaggtaaagcatgtgttgtcataaggtctcccatcctactaaatataaaggacatagcacttgtggttacttatttattgacataatcgtgtattttaggtaaaggttatcgaggtcacatgacattttgtcaaaaaatttctatcctatagtctatccctatatactaaaaatcatacatttacctctattggcttgctcaaaattagatatgcacataatgaatgaggtacaatatgtggcgtcataaggtgtcccatcataccaattaTGAAGGTGTGTAgacacttgtggttcctgagttatggacaaatgtgtatatttggggtcaaaggtcaccgaggtcacgtgacattttgtcaaaaaaattgtattgctaagttatccctacataccaaaaatcagacctctagctctattggctcgctcaaaattagatatgcacataattaatgaggaacaatatgtggcgtcataagctgtcccatcataccatatatgaagggtgtagcacttgtggttactgagttatgcacaaatatgtatatttgaggtcaaaggtcattgacatcacttgacattttgtcaaaaaaattgtattgctaagttatccctatatataccaaaaatcagacctctagctctattggctcactcaaaattagatatgtgcataattaatgaggtacaatatgtggcgtcataaggtgtcccatcataccaattatgagggtgtagcacttgtggttcctgagttatggacaaatgtgtatatttggggtcaaaggtcaccgaggtcacgtgacattttgtcaaaaaaattgtattgctaagttatccctatataccaaaaatcagacctctagctcttttagctagctcaaaattacatatgcacataattaatgaggtacaatatgtggcgtcataaggtgtcccatcataccaaatatgaagagtgtagcacttgtggttactgagttatgcacaaatatgtatatttgaggtcaaaggtcattgacatcacttgacattttgtcaaaaaaattgtattgctaagttatccctacataccaaaaatcagacctctggctctattggctcgctcaaaattagatatgcacataattaatgaggtacaatatgtggcgtcataaggtgtcccatcataccaaatatgaagggtctagcattagtgattactgagttatgcacaaatatgtatatttgaggttaaaggtcaccaaggtcacgtgacattttgtcaaaaaaattgtattgctaagttatccatatataccaaaaatcagacctctagctctattggctcgctcaaaattagatatgcacataattaatgaggtacaatatgtggcgtcatagggtgtcccatcataccatatatgaaaggtttaccacttgtggttactgagttatggacaaatatgtgtattcgaggtcaaaggtcaccaaggtcacatgacattttgtcaaagtgtctgagatatctgcgtgaacggatggactcacggactgacatgacccaatctatgagccccctggactttatctgtggggactaaaaactgtgtcactgcatcctttttgcaatatgaatacgatgagaaactaaatttttatttatcttgggagcctatgtactgccttatacatgggagtctatggactgccttatacatgggagtctatggacttccttatacatgggagtctatggactgccttatacatgggagtctatggactgccttatacatgggcgtctatggtctgccttatacatgggagtctatggactgccttatacatgggagtctatggtctgccttatacatgggagtctatggtctgccttatacatgggagtctatggtctgccttatacatgggagtctatggtctgccttatacatgggagtctatggaggtgaaaactaaaaagtcctctaccacggccaaatttgatcgcattgtgaaacaaatcgacatgcatctgtatgaggtatggtactatccttgtaccaagtttgaacgaaatcgctccaggcgtctctgagatatctgcgtgaacggacggacgcacggacgcacacacgcacgcacgcacggacatgaccaaacctataagtccccccggacggtgtccgtggggactaaaaacatgGACAATAAATTTGTATACACAGTTTACCCACAAGTCTGTGAAGGAACTGTTTTAACCACAGTCTGTGAAGGGATTGTGCTTTAACCCTACAATACACACatttgtcaaaactgtgcacAATAAATATCATAGGCACTTTATTAAATTAAATGGTCTCAAGATAACACAGAAATCACATCCATTTGATATTTGCTCCTTTGTTGACAGTTTTTCCCACTGACTTACCTTGATTTACTGGGTACATCTTGTCCTATATTGTATGCTAAAGCAGCTGCTGCCGGCTCACTGATTAACTGTAAAATGTTAAAGCCTGCATCTTTGGCAGCTAGGCTGTAggaatcaaaacaaattttgtatGTTAAGTCTGACGACACCAGATATagttattttttgaaagatacaAAGGTTGGTAATGGTTTATTGGAGGTTGTATCGGTGTGCTAATTAacacgtacatgtatgtacctcATGAGTGTGTATTACAATCTTACAACATGGTGGAACAAGTCACAGCCACTAGGACTTTTTCAGTAACTCTTGAAGATAACTTTTATTGGCATGAAATCCTGTAGACTGTACTAGAAAGGATTTTGCACTTTACAAGAAAATTTTCAGGTTGAGTTACTGGACAAACTATTAGTGAAATTGCATATTCACCTTATGAGAGTGCATTGTTGTTGTGTGAAGTGTAATGGTACAGCCATAACAGCATCTTGAACTGTATTGCCTCCATGTACATGAACTTGAGCAATATCTACCGATAAATCATATGAATAAAAGatttaaaacattgaaattaacATAGTATGATGTTACCGATATTGGCATTTTTTCCATACTTCTGAGTATGATAGTATGCATGATTTTCTTAGATGAAAAGCGCCCTCAACTAACTGATGTAATGATCTTTTCTGCAAGCCAAAGGTGTACAGTACATGCTGACATTACTGCCACTGAATGGCCCCTTGATTCTACCAGTAGTATGTCACATTGATATTTGGTGCAACCTTTCCTTTTCCATTAAATTTTGATACTCAATGTTTGTAAATAATACTTGAAAATcgtataaaataataaatttttatGAAGCTTATTAGTAGTGTCAAAcacagtttaacccttttcctgccaagtcggtgaaaattccgcttgaaattcggtgtagccagaatctaagcactggtgaccgttattctcccaacccggtggaaatcgggccctttttgggtacccctttcctgccaagtcgacggcactacgttttgctatcccctgtgcgtttaggggtcatccgaggagaggttttctgacaaggaacgccttttcccctcgaaatgggttcgcagggagtcgatagacagggaaaggtgcagaaacctgtccgccagtcccccacacccgaggggggctggtttttttttaccgctttttagcggacttggcaggatagcatggtgacgttttctggcggagttggacgtacttggctgcctggcactatagagattgctgccgaacttgaccaactcggcaatgctaatctagaaggctacctcttgcaaacgacttggcagatatgccgatggtgcgagacgaaagtcacttattcagttgtgcgtgactgaaaatgagaacgtatttttgactggacggctcgacttgttcctccgatggaacggatatgaacgactcggaactaccattacaaactggtgtccgacgtactaagctgggcttcagctctgcaagttcaagccaggcaacgtccttcaccgccttggccgtgccattcaatggacgtagctttggattttttatttattccatcgtccgaagtattggctctggtttgcaggcaaacgtatcctcttgccgacgcattagtaactacgtacgctgtttgcgtacagagaattcaaaaggtgacataaggtcaatatgctacggggataccgcctgcagttagcagggactgcttttgttatgcaaaccagctagcagtacaatatggctgccaggcatgtggacacgtcgacacggctagaacaatggaagcatattgcgttgcacccgtgcatcgcaaaagtgaactgaagacttgggtgtagtgactggttatcactggttagctgcagcccaagccatgtcggtacaaacccgtacctgactgaggaccactcgattaagtcagtaatgaacggtaacactcgtaagccaactcccaactgagctggctaaactacgttcagctgtgcttcaatggctcagccatgtcgttaatacaacggcaaaaaacagtagtttttgtgctacactgccaagtcgtttaaggtacgtattcaattgaccctaccctggggaaacaggacaggtttgacggtgcttctgcacccgtagcacgaccctcagggtctctgactaacaga encodes:
- the LOC139134604 gene encoding heat shock 70 kDa protein 14-like, which encodes MASSIGIYVGSTSCCVAVNKENRTSVVANDSGDRVTPSVVAYTDREKTVGLAAKQGKIRNAANTVTNVKHIIGKRFDDASIQDIIKQSSAKIIEKDGFCLFEVEFQERTIKVTPQEIMTLICKKVMDIAQVHVHGGNTVQDAVMAVPLHFTQQQCTLISLAAKDAGFNILQLISEPAAAALAYNIGQDVPSKSSNVIVYHLGGTVLDVTVLSVNGGMYRVLANIHDTTHGGEQLTDLLVEFCAADFQKRWKCDVRSNKRAVAKLHSACEVCKHVLSIMSTSTVSVESLYDGIDFNCSISRARLELLFTPTLQNCLQPMQKVLEDAGLKREKIDKVVITGGSTKIPKLKQLLKDFFPKVELLDSISPDEVVAMGTAIQADLLTSRDSIDLGENHQVELCSKAILLKVLDESNSEKLQTVIGKHTPIPVRRQHPLQVNTNQTSACVCVYEGETESCPQDATLLAKVVLRNLPNNSEEKVSITTVLHYKREGCLHVTCTEKTSGISEDVTIEVSA